A segment of the Dehalococcoidia bacterium genome:
AATCGAGCACGGGGCCGAGCCCAAATAGCGGTCGGGAGCCACGAAGGGCCCGATTGACGCCACCCAGATATGGCAAACCTGTACGCGGAACGCGATCGGCAGTTTGTCGTACTGGTAAACGTCGGCCTTTCCGGCACTGGCAGCCCGAGCAAGCCGTTTCGAGAGCGTGTCTAAAATCGCCATGGCGGAAACGGTCCCCCTTTCGGGACCGTGCAGAATAGTACCTAACCTGAGGGAAACTTCGATGGGGTGTAGCTTGCAAGCACCGCGTTAGCGCTGCGGTAGCCCCCAGTCAAGTGCGCCACATGGGCGGTTCTACGCCCCGCCCAGAGTGAGGATCGTAGCAGAGGCGTGAAGCCGCTTCAACGAAGCGGTTATCGAATACATCGCCGCCTTATCGCTCAGGACTTCGCTTTCTTCGAAGGTTTCGCCTTGCCCGCGATCGCTTCGCGAACGAGCGCCTTGAAGGCGGACGCGTCGACTTCTTCGCCTTCGCGGATGTCGATCGCGCGGCGTGTGTTTCCGTCGAGACTCGAGTTGAAGAGACGGGCCGGATCCTTCAGGGACGCGCCCCTGGCGAAGGTAAGCTTCACGACATTCTTGTAGGATTCGCCCGTACAGATGATGCCGTCGTGCGACCAAATCGGCGTGCCAATCCACTTCCATTCCTCGACGACGTCCGGGTCTGCTTGCTTGATGAGCTTGCGCATTCTGCTGAGGGTTTCCCCGCGCCAGTCCCCGAGTTCGGCGATTCTCTTCGAGATGAGCTCCGATGCCGGCTGGCCCTGGCTCGCGCCCGGCTTTTTCATGTTCTCATCCTAGAAGTGCCAGAAATACGGTGCGCGCCCTCATCGCGGCTCAGGCGGGTTGAGCGGCTTCCGGTTCCGGCAACAAACCGAGCTGACGCAGCAGCGTCGCAGAGTCGAAGTAGACGTCATCCTGCGCGATCAACCCATCGGCGCCGAACGTGAAATGCGAGCAGCCGAGCAGCCCCTCCACGCGGCGGTGGGTCGGCGGGATGCCCATCCACTCTCCCACGTTGGTTCCGGTCATCGTCCATTCGAGCCACACGTGCTCGCCGCATTCGTACAGTCCGCGGGGCTCGAGCGTGTAGTCCAACGCGCGCCAGACCACCTCCCTCCCGGCCTGGATCTGCTCGCGGCCCTCGTTGACCTCACCGGTCGCGACCACGCGCAGCACGCCGTCCCGGGCGAAGCAGGCGGCAAAGCCGGCCGCGTCGTGGCGGTTGTAGACCGCGAGCATACGCTCAACGGTTTCCTTCAGATCACTCATCGCCTCGTCCTCCTGGTAAGCACGTGCAAAGGTGTTCGCTAACGCAGATAACGTCCGACTTCCTGCCGTCGCCACACATAGGCGAGCACTGCGTTCGCGCCGGAGTAGCCCGCGGTCAGGTGCGCGACCGCGGCGGGCCACGCCCGACCCAGACCCGATCATATCACGGCAAACGCTTGGTTGTTCGGACCGAATTTGTGTCGAACGGTGCCAGGTGGCGGGCGCTGGTAGGCTTCGTCGATCGCGCGGTGAGTGAGTGGACGGCGGCATGAGCCAGCAGGACGTCGCGGCGCTGGTGTCGGAGGTTGACCGGGCGCGGGGGCGGCTCCGCGCGCTGCTGCGCTCGAAGAATCCGGGTGCGCTCGCGAGGCGGCCGGCTAACGGTGACTGGTCGATCATCGAGAACGTGCGGCATCTGCTGTTCGCGGAGCAGGCGCACCTCGGGCGGTTCCTGGCGGGCGGCTTCGAGTGGAGTCCTGCGGGTATGAGGCGCCGGACGAGCAATGAGGCGTCGGTGCCCGGGTTGTCGGTGGTCGGAACTGGCGTTACTTGAGCACGACGTGGGGATAGCGTCGACAAGGCAAACTTCGATGCTACGTGACCGTTGCGACATAGTAGCCGTTCGTCGTCGATGGAGCGGGCCGTGCGTGGGCGGGATATTGCATTGCAACCGCCGCCGCCTGTAGGCTCCCGCGTATGACTCGCATCGCCATCGAAACGCTCGTCGCGCAGATGGAGGCCGCCTATCGCGGCGACCCGTTCCATGCGCTGCGCAAGAACGTCGAGAGCGTGCGGCCCGAAGAATGGAGCGTGCGCCCGGCGAGCTGGAGCGTCGACGAGTTCGGGACGCAGCCGGAGCTTTCGATCTGTGACATCACGCTGCACGTCGCGGGCGCGAAGTTCATGTACGCCGACCGCGCGTTCGGCGATGCGTCGCTCGAGTGGGGCGATATCAGGCTGCCGCCGCTGGATATGAAGCCGGTGCTCGACTGGCTGGACGAGGGCCACCGCTTGCTCGCGGGAGGCCTCGCCGCGCTCGAAGACGACGCGGAGTTGAGCGTCGAGCGCCCGGCGCCGTGGCGCCTGCCGATGCGTCGCGCGCAACTGATGAGCATCGTGATGAACCACGACCTCTATCACTCGGGAGAGATCAACCGGCAACGCGCACTGCTTCGCGGTGCGGAGGGGTGGGAGCGCGCGGGCGATGCGCACGGATCAGGATGAGCGGGCTGTTCGTCTTTCCGGTTATTCGACCTTTGCCTGAGCGCGCGCTAGACCGATCGCGCCAGCGGGCTACGCGAGCACGCGTCCGCCAATGACAATGGCGAGCCCTGCCGTGGTGACCATCGCAAACTCGAGGAGCACCGCGCGGTCGAGGTGGTCGGCGAGGTAATGCGAGATGACGCCCGTCGTGAGGTAGAAGACGAGCAGGATGAAGACGCCCGCCAGGAAGCCTTCGAGCGGGATGAAGTACAACACCCACCGCGCTTCGCCGACGATGACGCCGATGACGGCGGCAAACACGAGCGCGCGGATCGGATCGGCCTCGGCCTCGCGAAAGATCTCGATCGAGAGCAGCATGCTGATCATGCCGACGGTGAACGCGGCGGGCAGCAGGTCGACGTCGAAGCCGTACACAACCGCATAGAAGCCGAATGCGGTGAGATACGTGATGACGTTGAGTGCGAAGCGCGCCATCGGGAACTGCGCGTGTTCCGGCTCGACGGACAAATGCTCGGCATAGAGCGCGCTCGCCATCAGCACGGTCGCGCCGAGGACCGCCGGGATCTGCCAGTAGCCAAGGATGACATCTTCAAGAAAGAGCCCCGCCGAAAGCGTGAACAACACCGGCACGAAGAGATACGGCGCCGTATCGGCGATCGTGTGAAACTGCGCGCGCGGATGCGATCGGATGATGCCATCGGCGCCGAGTCCGACGATGGCGGTGAGCGCGAGGAGGATCCACGGCCGCACCGGATCGAGCGAGATGAACATCGCCAGGCCGATGCCGAAGACGATGGCGAGAAGCGGGATGCGCCCGGCGCGGGATGCACCCCGGGTCTGCTGCAGGCCAGACGATCCATCGTGGAGTGGCGGGACGCTCCGCTCGAGCGTAGGAGATGTAGCCATAGGAAGGTGCCTCGACGACGTGCGAGCGTCCCGGGAGGGGACGAACCGAGCCGTCCAGCGACAGGCGATCTTAACCGTGGCTTCGAACAGGTGTCAAACTGGTGGTTGGTCGCTGGTGGGTGGCTGGGAAGCTTTGGACACAGATTGGCACAGATGTACGTCCGCAGGACTCGGGCGGGGGCGGGAAATGACTCGTCCGCAGATGTAGCCGATGGGACCGATGTTGGGACGACTGGGAGTGGCTCGTCCGCAGATGTAACAGATGGGACAGATGTTGGGACGACTGGGATCGGCGTCCGCAGGCAACAGATAAAGAAAGGCTGTTGTTGATCGACTATGACGCGGCTTGCCCGTACAACTTGTGGCGCGTGAATGGGCGGAGAGATCCCTCGCTGCGGCTCGGGATGACGGCGTTCCGGGGCGTGCCGACGCGGGATACGGTATCCGCAGATGTGACAGATGAGGCAAATGTTGGCCGGTTCTGCGGCGACGGCGGTGCGTGACGACGCATCTCCCGGTTAGACGGGCGCATCACCTGGCAGGTGCGGCGGTGATCAGCGGCGGGGGCGCGATGGCGCGGGCTTTGTTTTCTTTGCGGCGGGCTTTGTTGGTTTTGCACCGTTCGTCGTCACGCGGACCGCTGTCGTGCGCTTGCGGGAGCGTTTCGCCCAGGACGGAGCTTCGAGGCCGTAGATCTCGGCGCCGTTCAGCCACCAGAGGCGCTCGCGGCAGTC
Coding sequences within it:
- a CDS encoding nuclear transport factor 2 family protein codes for the protein MSDLKETVERMLAVYNRHDAAGFAACFARDGVLRVVATGEVNEGREQIQAGREVVWRALDYTLEPRGLYECGEHVWLEWTMTGTNVGEWMGIPPTHRRVEGLLGCSHFTFGADGLIAQDDVYFDSATLLRQLGLLPEPEAAQPA
- a CDS encoding DinB family protein, which translates into the protein MTRIAIETLVAQMEAAYRGDPFHALRKNVESVRPEEWSVRPASWSVDEFGTQPELSICDITLHVAGAKFMYADRAFGDASLEWGDIRLPPLDMKPVLDWLDEGHRLLAGGLAALEDDAELSVERPAPWRLPMRRAQLMSIVMNHDLYHSGEINRQRALLRGAEGWERAGDAHGSG
- a CDS encoding DUF1801 domain-containing protein, with the protein product MKKPGASQGQPASELISKRIAELGDWRGETLSRMRKLIKQADPDVVEEWKWIGTPIWSHDGIICTGESYKNVVKLTFARGASLKDPARLFNSSLDGNTRRAIDIREGEEVDASAFKALVREAIAGKAKPSKKAKS
- a CDS encoding DinB family protein, with the translated sequence MSQQDVAALVSEVDRARGRLRALLRSKNPGALARRPANGDWSIIENVRHLLFAEQAHLGRFLAGGFEWSPAGMRRRTSNEASVPGLSVVGTGVT